From the Paenibacillus sp. FSL H8-0548 genome, one window contains:
- a CDS encoding response regulator — protein sequence MIRIILADDEPIIIKGLRKLIDWESFGMEIVGQAYDGLELMQLIEELSPELVISDISMPHRTGIDIIKEIKQRAMPVHVIFISAYQEFSYARDAVAFGAIDYLVKPVVKQQLESVLDKAISLISEHHEEQKRKGKLQLLERKSRHEELQEALIQLTDGNLSASAKILLDKDAQLSGPFYSVLIVAVESLKDETDRWTEKEKKLIEFAIGNVLQEVIIDSGIGYVFMKRDQHVIVVSHVESEEPLLLADDLKEKIETFLKLKVSIALSNAASELIELEAAYREAEHAMEMKYFLGLNRVLSYTPPERPHSFDKELYDLQWGVIRAMTAKGWPQVQNALTVWLEMIKNETYSDRTLAVSTCFSSVSFIIQELSKSGVNLSERALDKRELQQQMASFETFERMSCDIISTFEMTYKEMDNDSGNKDKMILARIKQYIDEHYSEEITLESMASMAFMNPYYFSSFFKKHTKQNFKQYVTEVRMKHATDMLSLTDLMVYEIAEKVGYNNARHFSDMFKKMYGKLPNDYRQETKKNL from the coding sequence ATGATACGAATCATACTAGCAGATGATGAACCGATCATTATTAAAGGTTTGCGCAAGCTGATCGATTGGGAATCGTTTGGGATGGAAATTGTCGGGCAAGCCTATGATGGACTTGAGCTGATGCAGCTCATTGAAGAGCTGTCTCCCGAGCTTGTTATTAGCGATATAAGCATGCCGCATCGAACGGGCATCGATATTATTAAAGAAATCAAACAAAGAGCAATGCCCGTCCATGTCATTTTTATTAGCGCTTATCAGGAGTTTTCTTATGCGAGGGATGCGGTTGCATTCGGGGCGATCGATTATTTAGTAAAGCCAGTCGTCAAGCAGCAGCTGGAGAGCGTGCTGGACAAAGCGATTTCACTCATAAGCGAGCATCATGAGGAGCAGAAGAGAAAAGGGAAGCTGCAGCTGCTAGAGCGAAAGAGTCGGCATGAGGAGCTGCAGGAAGCGTTGATTCAATTGACGGACGGCAATTTGTCCGCAAGCGCTAAAATACTGTTGGACAAGGATGCACAGCTTAGCGGTCCGTTCTATTCCGTACTGATCGTAGCGGTAGAAAGCTTAAAGGATGAAACCGATCGCTGGACGGAAAAAGAAAAGAAGCTGATTGAGTTTGCCATTGGCAATGTACTGCAGGAAGTTATTATTGATTCCGGCATCGGCTATGTTTTTATGAAACGGGACCAGCATGTTATCGTCGTTAGTCATGTGGAGTCAGAAGAGCCTTTGCTTCTAGCGGATGATTTGAAGGAAAAGATCGAAACCTTCCTTAAGCTAAAGGTTTCGATTGCGCTTAGCAATGCCGCAAGTGAGCTGATCGAGTTGGAGGCTGCTTATCGTGAGGCTGAGCATGCGATGGAGATGAAATATTTTTTAGGCTTGAACCGGGTACTCAGCTATACGCCGCCTGAACGGCCTCATTCCTTTGATAAGGAGCTGTACGATCTGCAATGGGGGGTTATTCGCGCAATGACGGCGAAGGGTTGGCCCCAGGTGCAGAATGCGCTGACGGTATGGTTGGAAATGATCAAAAATGAGACCTATAGTGATCGTACGCTGGCTGTTTCTACCTGTTTTTCATCAGTATCGTTTATTATTCAGGAGCTGTCGAAATCAGGTGTGAATCTCTCAGAGCGAGCACTCGATAAACGCGAGTTGCAGCAGCAGATGGCTTCCTTCGAGACCTTCGAGCGTATGAGCTGCGATATTATTAGTACGTTTGAGATGACGTACAAAGAAATGGACAATGATTCCGGCAATAAGGACAAAATGATATTAGCTAGAATCAAGCAATACATCGACGAGCATTATAGTGAGGAAATTACGCTCGAATCGATGGCAAGCATGGCTTTTATGAATCCCTATTATTTCAGCAGCTTCTTTAAGAAGCACACGAAGCAAAACTTTAAGCAGTACGTAACCGAGGTTCGGATGAAGCATGCCACAGACATGCTCAGCTTAACCGACTTGATGGTCTACGAGATCGCAGAGAAGGTCGGCTACAATAATGCCCGCCATTTCAGTGATATGTTCAAAAAAATGTACGGCAAGCTGCCAAACGATTACCGGCAGGAAACGAAAAAGAATTTGTAG
- a CDS encoding glycoside hydrolase family 88 protein: MSNVNLEPIRNLALFNQPPEWEQADVKAAIQFVLNQIDRNLDRFTEQFPDASSTGNVYPAIGNIEWTSGFWTGMLWLAYEVTGDEKYRLTAEVQLASYRERAEQRLYTDTHDLGFLYSLSCVAAYKLTGNEEAKRVALLAADLLMERYFEKAGIVQAWGALDDPEQQGRMIIDCNLNLPLLYWASEVSGDSKYAAAAGAHIKQAAQYIVRDDGSTYHTFYMDVTTGKPKHGSTHQGYADDSCWARGQAWGIYGFPLSYIYTGDEALLELTKKVSNYYLNRLPDDLVAYWDLIFQDGTEQERDTSTGAVAACGLLELAKHLPVLDPSKRIYENAALHTLKSLSERYTSADTPESNGILLHGVYNKPRGMGIDECNIWGDYYYFEALVRISANWKLYW; encoded by the coding sequence ATGTCAAACGTTAATTTAGAACCGATTCGTAATTTAGCACTGTTTAATCAGCCTCCCGAGTGGGAGCAAGCGGATGTGAAAGCTGCGATTCAATTTGTTCTGAACCAAATCGACCGAAATCTGGATAGGTTTACGGAGCAATTTCCTGATGCGTCAAGCACGGGAAATGTATACCCTGCTATTGGGAATATAGAATGGACATCAGGGTTTTGGACAGGCATGCTATGGCTGGCATACGAAGTAACGGGGGACGAGAAGTATCGCCTTACAGCAGAGGTGCAGCTTGCCAGCTACCGCGAGCGTGCGGAGCAGCGGCTGTATACAGATACGCATGATCTAGGCTTTCTCTATAGTCTATCTTGTGTAGCTGCCTATAAATTGACAGGTAATGAAGAGGCGAAGCGTGTCGCGCTGCTGGCAGCTGATCTGCTTATGGAGCGTTACTTTGAGAAAGCGGGCATCGTACAGGCATGGGGAGCGCTTGATGATCCGGAGCAGCAGGGCCGCATGATTATTGATTGCAACTTGAATTTACCGCTGCTCTATTGGGCCTCTGAAGTAAGCGGAGACTCGAAATACGCTGCTGCTGCAGGAGCGCATATTAAGCAGGCTGCGCAATATATTGTGCGAGACGACGGTTCGACCTATCATACGTTTTATATGGATGTTACGACTGGCAAGCCGAAGCATGGCAGCACCCATCAGGGCTATGCCGACGATTCCTGCTGGGCGCGGGGTCAAGCATGGGGCATTTACGGTTTTCCGCTTAGCTATATTTACACAGGAGACGAGGCTTTGCTTGAGCTGACTAAGAAGGTGTCCAATTATTATTTGAATCGTCTGCCGGATGATCTGGTCGCCTACTGGGATCTCATCTTTCAGGACGGGACGGAGCAAGAGCGAGATACCTCTACCGGGGCAGTAGCCGCATGTGGACTGCTTGAGCTCGCGAAGCATTTGCCCGTGCTGGACCCATCTAAACGGATTTACGAGAACGCAGCACTTCATACTTTAAAATCGCTCAGCGAGCGTTATACATCGGCAGATACGCCGGAATCTAACGGCATTTTATTGCATGGCGTCTATAATAAGCCGCGAGGCATGGGTATTGATGAGTGCAATATTTGGGGCGACTATTATTACTTTGAAGCTTTAGTTAGAATCTCTGCCAATTGGAAGCTTTATTGGTAA
- a CDS encoding sensor histidine kinase, with protein sequence MKTWRQKWNSVFVKFSVSFILVGLIPLFALSYFSVQTFTGHVQRYTTDNLRQMVLYISYNLNSAFNNYNEISMLMYTGRYEGMLNSFDDNQTRNVNELEQINSVPIDAFLKMIMFSDRYISSAYFVRTKDSKLYYQTKENKVVISEKLPLKEWLDTMKDQPNELMIYPTHDDYYIFNSVDKVITIGRNLIDTSGTLTKTPKIVGTLFFDVDAKVADQFLRELNLGDQDELYVLDDQERPYFSNKELAAIQTPFHHETDDSKLILSEEIPVIKGQLLVKFENKEIYKQLGTTSTAVYIAIGISTLVLIIMGTWFSRRLAAPIRALIKQMSKVESGNLEIQIEVKSNDEMGRLAHGFNRMVDRLKEFINEAYVAEIKQKQTELNALKSQIRPHYLYNTLEVIRMNAVHSDADEVADMILSLSNQLKYVIDYGEDWVTIGQELEHLKDYFYIIEVRFENRFELQYDISDDIQMEWSILKLSLQPIVENAIQHGLRPKGKGTVKVWIEVMEDKLAVTVYDDGVGMEKEELDRLNRMLEDAAAPSKNVGVKNVHERIKSVCGEGYGISISSRKHVGTSVLMLFPVKEGLPHDTNHTSR encoded by the coding sequence ATGAAAACTTGGCGGCAAAAATGGAATAGCGTCTTTGTGAAATTTTCGGTTTCTTTTATATTAGTAGGACTTATCCCTTTATTTGCACTCAGCTATTTTTCTGTACAAACCTTTACGGGACATGTTCAGCGCTATACTACCGATAATTTGCGCCAGATGGTGCTGTATATTAGCTATAATCTGAATTCAGCGTTTAATAACTATAATGAAATTTCTATGCTCATGTACACGGGCCGCTATGAAGGGATGCTTAACAGCTTCGATGATAATCAGACTCGAAATGTCAATGAGCTGGAGCAAATCAATTCAGTCCCGATAGACGCTTTTCTCAAAATGATTATGTTCAGCGATCGTTATATTAGCAGCGCTTATTTTGTGAGAACGAAGGATAGCAAGCTGTATTATCAGACGAAAGAAAATAAAGTAGTGATTTCGGAAAAGCTGCCACTGAAAGAATGGCTTGATACGATGAAGGATCAACCGAACGAGCTTATGATTTATCCAACACACGATGATTATTATATATTTAATTCTGTTGATAAAGTAATTACGATCGGCAGAAACTTGATTGATACTTCAGGTACATTGACAAAGACCCCTAAAATCGTAGGCACCTTGTTCTTTGACGTTGATGCCAAGGTTGCAGATCAGTTTTTGCGGGAGCTTAATTTAGGAGATCAGGATGAGCTGTATGTGCTCGATGATCAGGAGCGGCCTTATTTCAGCAATAAGGAGCTTGCCGCGATTCAGACTCCCTTTCATCATGAGACAGATGACAGCAAGCTGATTCTCAGCGAGGAAATACCGGTTATTAAAGGGCAATTGCTCGTTAAATTTGAAAACAAAGAAATCTACAAGCAGCTTGGCACCACCAGCACAGCCGTATATATTGCCATCGGAATAAGCACATTGGTGCTTATTATTATGGGCACTTGGTTTTCCCGCCGGCTGGCAGCGCCAATTCGCGCTCTCATCAAGCAGATGTCGAAGGTCGAATCGGGAAATTTGGAAATTCAGATCGAGGTAAAAAGCAATGATGAGATGGGCAGATTAGCCCATGGCTTCAACCGCATGGTAGATCGGCTCAAGGAATTCATTAATGAGGCTTATGTAGCCGAGATAAAGCAAAAGCAAACAGAGCTTAATGCATTGAAAAGCCAAATCCGACCTCATTATTTATATAATACGCTTGAGGTTATTCGAATGAATGCGGTCCACAGCGATGCCGATGAGGTCGCAGATATGATACTCTCGCTCTCCAATCAATTAAAATATGTGATTGATTACGGTGAGGATTGGGTGACGATCGGGCAGGAGCTGGAGCATTTGAAAGATTATTTTTATATTATCGAGGTGCGGTTTGAGAATAGGTTTGAGCTCCAATATGACATATCGGATGACATCCAAATGGAATGGTCGATCTTAAAGCTGTCGCTGCAGCCAATCGTGGAAAACGCGATTCAGCATGGACTTCGGCCTAAAGGGAAGGGAACCGTTAAAGTATGGATTGAGGTAATGGAGGATAAGCTTGCTGTTACGGTCTATGATGACGGTGTAGGGATGGAGAAAGAAGAGCTTGATCGGCTTAATCGGATGCTGGAGGACGCAGCCGCTCCATCCAAAAATGTCGGCGTAAAAAATGTGCATGAACGCATTAAATCAGTTTGTGGTGAAGGCTACGGCATCTCGATAAGCAGTCGAAAGCATGTCGGAACGTCAGTATTAATGCTATTTCCAGTGAAGGAGGGGCTGCCGCATGATACGAATCATACTAGCAGATGA
- a CDS encoding extracellular solute-binding protein, with product MAKKSSIQLVSIMVALSVIMTACGGNNGNNNNTGGATNSTTNTAETPTEAPKKDVSFTMAYATGDPSTKKAIETTIDAFTAKNPHIKIVNYSETTSSSYLDWLKTKDAVGQFPDLVEMRDTKVFVDAGKIVELPEDLKSLFSLLPEYEGKVYNAPITGTAPQGIIYSKKAYADAGVTELPKTYDEFLAIQEKIAATGISPIVVGGKDIFHMGFWTNFFFINEVYAKDADWNSKRTAKTASFTDAGMVQAVTDYKELFSKYVDKGWLSTADNQTASILISGKAAQLYSGPWMFGQIEEADPSFEFGFYAIPDRSGEININALPSLAGWSLSTEGAKDADKVEAMSAFIKFFYEQEQYGPYLATVNGIPTTKAEITYETGEQMEEVLRLIADPSVKKYLGLANWFGDNAIPSQFRNWYYKLLQELVLTKGDVTEYMKKADTEYDSNVKANQQ from the coding sequence ATGGCTAAAAAATCATCCATTCAATTAGTTTCAATCATGGTGGCATTGTCAGTAATTATGACCGCTTGCGGCGGAAATAATGGAAATAATAACAACACGGGTGGAGCAACTAACAGCACTACGAACACGGCGGAGACGCCGACGGAAGCGCCTAAGAAAGATGTAAGCTTCACAATGGCTTATGCAACAGGCGATCCTTCAACGAAAAAAGCGATTGAAACGACGATTGATGCTTTTACAGCAAAAAATCCTCATATCAAAATTGTAAACTACAGTGAAACGACTTCTTCTTCTTACTTAGACTGGCTAAAAACGAAAGATGCAGTAGGCCAATTTCCTGATCTAGTCGAAATGCGCGATACGAAAGTATTCGTTGACGCAGGCAAAATTGTAGAGCTGCCAGAAGACCTGAAAAGCCTGTTCTCACTTTTGCCGGAATACGAAGGAAAAGTGTATAACGCGCCAATTACAGGTACAGCTCCTCAAGGGATCATTTACAGCAAGAAAGCTTATGCTGATGCAGGCGTAACTGAGCTTCCTAAAACATACGATGAGTTTTTGGCAATTCAAGAAAAAATCGCTGCAACAGGCATTTCACCAATTGTAGTTGGCGGTAAAGATATTTTCCACATGGGCTTCTGGACGAACTTCTTCTTCATTAACGAAGTATATGCGAAGGATGCTGACTGGAACTCTAAGCGTACAGCTAAAACTGCAAGCTTCACGGATGCTGGCATGGTTCAAGCGGTTACAGATTACAAAGAGCTATTCAGCAAGTATGTAGATAAAGGCTGGCTCAGTACAGCTGACAACCAAACGGCTTCCATTCTAATCAGCGGCAAAGCAGCTCAGCTTTACTCCGGTCCTTGGATGTTCGGGCAAATTGAAGAAGCTGACCCAAGCTTTGAGTTTGGTTTCTACGCTATTCCTGATCGCAGCGGTGAAATCAACATCAATGCATTGCCAAGCCTTGCAGGCTGGTCTCTATCCACTGAAGGAGCTAAAGATGCAGACAAAGTTGAAGCGATGTCAGCATTTATTAAATTCTTCTACGAGCAAGAGCAATACGGTCCTTATCTAGCTACAGTTAACGGAATTCCGACAACTAAAGCTGAAATTACGTATGAAACAGGCGAGCAAATGGAAGAGGTGCTTAGATTAATCGCTGATCCTTCCGTTAAAAAGTACTTGGGTCTTGCTAACTGGTTTGGCGATAACGCAATTCCTTCGCAATTCCGCAACTGGTACTACAAACTGTTGCAGGAGCTTGTTTTGACTAAAGGCGACGTAACGGAGTATATGAAAAAAGCAGATACAGAATACGATAGCAATGTGAAAGCAAACCAACAGTAA
- a CDS encoding carbohydrate ABC transporter permease has translation MKKTIKANDIIMFVVTTVIAIVFAFPIYFNIMSAFKSNGEIMRDAIAFPKGFYLDSFKYLLTETQYPAAMLNSAILTFVSIVFMVLVIPMAAYAIERTNSKWTNSIFTYFLFGMMIPFQVYMIPLFKQLKMIGLFGTLTGPILVYISGSIGFGVLLYTSFLKGIPREIEEAAEIDGCSRTGIFWKIVFPLLGPVTASMVVLQGLGIWNDFLMPMMVLPAGQAKTMIVELFYYVGEFSSRWDMIFAGTTMSLVPVLIAFLSLQKYFVKGVSSGATKG, from the coding sequence ATGAAAAAAACGATAAAGGCTAATGACATCATCATGTTTGTTGTCACAACTGTTATTGCAATTGTGTTCGCCTTTCCTATTTATTTCAACATCATGTCTGCCTTCAAGAGCAATGGTGAGATTATGCGGGATGCGATCGCTTTTCCGAAGGGATTCTACCTTGACAGCTTCAAGTATTTATTGACGGAGACGCAATATCCTGCAGCAATGCTTAACAGTGCGATCCTGACCTTTGTATCGATTGTATTTATGGTTCTAGTCATTCCAATGGCTGCGTATGCCATTGAGCGGACAAACTCTAAGTGGACCAATAGTATCTTTACTTATTTTTTATTCGGGATGATGATTCCTTTCCAGGTCTATATGATTCCTCTATTCAAGCAGTTGAAAATGATCGGATTGTTCGGTACGCTGACAGGTCCAATTCTCGTTTACATTTCCGGTTCAATCGGGTTTGGTGTATTGCTTTATACCAGCTTTCTTAAAGGGATTCCAAGGGAAATTGAGGAGGCTGCAGAAATTGACGGCTGCTCAAGAACAGGTATTTTCTGGAAAATTGTATTCCCATTGCTTGGTCCAGTAACGGCAAGTATGGTTGTATTGCAGGGTCTAGGCATTTGGAATGACTTCTTAATGCCGATGATGGTGCTTCCAGCAGGCCAAGCGAAAACGATGATCGTTGAGCTATTCTATTACGTGGGTGAGTTTTCATCGCGCTGGGATATGATTTTTGCGGGTACGACGATGTCGCTCGTTCCGGTATTGATTGCATTCTTATCCTTGCAGAAATATTTTGTTAAAGGCGTTTCTTCTGGAGCGACCAAAGGTTAA
- a CDS encoding peptidoglycan-binding domain-containing protein, which translates to MQQDKDFRVLNEKSNKFSKVAARYIGAALLVITLMFSMPHTGHAIGKNAKGPDVYVIQGMLKSLGSYSGPIDGYYGPSTVRGVKYYQKKHGIPATGAVDAKTLQSISYSYSDLKASMKARSQAKAKIKAKGIGNGAGAGGGAGGGAGGGAGGGAGGGAGGGAGGGAGGGAGGGAGGGAGGGAGEGAGGGAGGGAGGGAGGGAGGGAGGGAGGGAGGGAGNGAGGGAGGGAGGGQGKGFGESQGEKQGKGRGFGESQDENRGKGRGFGEGQGENQGKGGNIGGGQSGNQGKGGNIGGGQSGNQGNGGNGSIGGGQSGNQAPGGQSGNQSKGGNRSENQSPNSSQQ; encoded by the coding sequence ATGCAACAGGATAAGGATTTTAGGGTGTTAAATGAAAAAAGTAATAAGTTTAGTAAGGTTGCTGCAAGGTACATAGGCGCAGCGTTATTGGTTATTACTTTAATGTTTAGTATGCCTCATACGGGACATGCCATTGGTAAAAATGCGAAGGGACCTGATGTTTATGTTATTCAAGGAATGCTGAAGTCGCTTGGCAGCTATTCGGGGCCAATTGATGGCTACTACGGTCCTTCCACTGTACGCGGTGTGAAATATTATCAGAAAAAGCATGGTATACCGGCAACCGGTGCGGTGGACGCTAAAACACTTCAATCGATTTCATATTCATATTCTGACCTAAAGGCTTCCATGAAGGCCCGCAGTCAAGCAAAGGCGAAGATCAAAGCAAAAGGAATCGGTAACGGCGCTGGAGCAGGCGGCGGAGCTGGTGGCGGTGCAGGCGGCGGAGCTGGTGGCGGTGCAGGCGGCGGAGCTGGTGGTGGCGCAGGCGGCGGAGCTGGTGGTGGCGCAGGCGGCGGAGCTGGTGGTGGCGCAGGCGGCGGTGCAGGTGAAGGTGCAGGCGGCGGAGCTGGTGGTGGCGCAGGCGGCGGAGCTGGTGGTGGCGCAGGCGGCGGAGCTGGTGGTGGTGCAGGCGGCGGAGCTGGTGGCGGAGCTGGTAATGGCGCAGGCGGCGGAGCTGGTGGTGGCGCAGGTGGCGGCCAAGGAAAAGGTTTTGGTGAAAGCCAAGGTGAAAAGCAAGGTAAAGGCAGAGGTTTTGGTGAAAGCCAAGATGAAAACCGCGGCAAAGGCAGAGGTTTTGGTGAAGGCCAAGGAGAGAACCAAGGCAAAGGCGGAAATATCGGCGGAGGCCAAAGCGGGAACCAAGGCAAAGGTGGAAATATTGGCGGAGGCCAAAGCGGGAACCAAGGTAATGGCGGCAATGGCAGCATAGGTGGTGGACAATCCGGAAATCAAGCTCCAGGCGGCCAATCAGGCAACCAAAGCAAAGGCGGCAATCGTTCCGAGAATCAAAGTCCTAACAGCAGCCAGCAATAG
- a CDS encoding glycoside hydrolase family 43 protein — MTINNPILPGFNPDASFLRVGEDYYIATSTFEWFPGVQLYHSKDLANWELLPHALTRTSQLDLRGNPSSGGIWAPALSYDNGLYYLLFTDVKGRKGVYKDLHNYLVTAESMSGPWSEPIYLNGSGFDPYLFHDTDGTKWVLNMQWDFRDHHARFGGILLQQYDSKEQRLVGPIKKIYEGTDIGVTEGPQVFKRGGYYYLLVAEGGTGINHAATLARSRSLDGPYETDPSYPILTTRGAPDYPLQNAGHGMIIETQTGEWYMTHICSRPFAGTKLNPLGRETSIQRCVWTEDGWLRLAHEGRLPALTVPAPDLAKHPFPETPVKDEFDAPVLGHQYQTLRAPAEELWLSLSERPGFLRLRGRESLHSWHQQSMVARRLQHFNCTVETCMEYAPEHFMQMAGLVFYYDELDYFYLRVTRDDENGLKLGVVSSMSGKYQEDLASELHVEDWAAYYLKATVRKRALQFYASPDGEQWKAVGEVLDMGVLSDEYGGKLGFTGTMIGLCAQDINGTKKQADFDYFSYQID, encoded by the coding sequence ATGACGATTAACAATCCGATTTTACCCGGCTTTAATCCGGACGCATCCTTCCTGCGCGTAGGCGAGGATTATTATATTGCGACATCAACGTTTGAATGGTTTCCCGGTGTTCAGCTGTATCATTCCAAAGACCTAGCGAATTGGGAGCTTCTGCCTCACGCGCTGACACGTACATCGCAGCTCGATTTGCGCGGCAACCCGAGCTCCGGGGGGATTTGGGCCCCTGCGTTATCCTATGACAACGGCTTGTATTATTTATTATTTACCGATGTTAAAGGACGCAAAGGAGTTTATAAGGATTTGCACAATTATTTGGTTACCGCAGAAAGCATGAGCGGACCTTGGTCCGAGCCTATTTACTTAAATGGCAGCGGCTTTGATCCGTACTTGTTCCATGATACAGATGGTACAAAATGGGTCCTTAATATGCAATGGGATTTCCGAGACCATCACGCTAGATTTGGCGGCATTTTGCTGCAGCAATACGATTCGAAGGAACAAAGGCTCGTTGGACCTATTAAAAAAATATATGAAGGCACCGATATCGGCGTAACCGAAGGTCCGCAGGTATTTAAACGCGGCGGCTATTATTATTTGCTTGTTGCTGAGGGCGGTACAGGCATCAATCATGCAGCAACCTTGGCAAGGTCGCGCAGCCTAGACGGGCCATACGAGACAGATCCTTCCTATCCGATTCTGACGACGCGAGGCGCTCCTGATTATCCGCTGCAAAATGCAGGTCATGGGATGATTATCGAGACGCAAACGGGAGAATGGTATATGACGCATATTTGCAGTCGTCCTTTTGCAGGGACGAAGCTTAATCCACTTGGCAGAGAAACATCGATTCAACGCTGCGTATGGACTGAGGATGGTTGGCTGAGGTTGGCGCATGAAGGCAGACTTCCGGCGCTAACCGTGCCAGCACCAGATCTAGCAAAGCATCCTTTCCCTGAAACACCAGTGAAGGATGAATTTGATGCACCGGTGCTTGGGCATCAATACCAGACGCTGCGCGCTCCTGCGGAGGAGTTATGGCTCAGCCTCAGCGAGCGTCCAGGCTTCCTGCGTCTCCGAGGCCGGGAATCGCTTCATTCCTGGCATCAGCAAAGTATGGTTGCTCGCAGACTACAGCATTTCAACTGCACAGTTGAAACATGTATGGAGTACGCGCCGGAACATTTTATGCAAATGGCTGGACTTGTATTTTATTATGATGAGCTTGATTATTTCTATCTGAGAGTGACTCGTGACGATGAAAATGGCCTTAAGCTGGGTGTCGTGTCCTCAATGAGCGGTAAATATCAGGAGGACCTTGCCAGTGAGCTTCATGTTGAAGACTGGGCTGCTTATTATTTGAAGGCAACGGTTAGGAAGCGGGCGCTTCAGTTCTATGCTTCGCCGGATGGCGAGCAGTGGAAGGCTGTAGGCGAGGTGCTTGATATGGGCGTGCTGTCGGATGAATATGGCGGTAAGCTTGGCTTCACTGGCACAATGATCGGCTTATGTGCACAGGACATTAATGGAACGAAGAAACAGGCTGATTTTGATTATTTCTCCTATCAGATCGATTAA
- a CDS encoding sugar ABC transporter permease: MIAQLKKKKWTNYAIWFILPAFLLYTAFVIVPTLSSVYLSFTSWDGLSSNVRFIGFDNFVEIIKSPRVHNALKNTLIFAFSLVILENVLALLLAILVDQVRWFKNFFRSIFYFPVLMSGIIMGFIWMIIMNYNFGVLNQLLDMTGLGFLKADWLGDPDFALIAIILSTVWKAAGYYMVIYLAGLQGIPVELNEAASIDGANSWQKFRSITFPLLAGAMTVCVMLSMIGSLKIFDQIAVMTDGGPGFATETLTYIIYKVGFGELRQGFGTALAMVLFVLTLVISLIQMKLLRQREVQM; encoded by the coding sequence ATGATTGCCCAACTAAAGAAAAAGAAATGGACAAATTATGCCATATGGTTTATATTGCCTGCATTTCTACTGTATACGGCTTTCGTCATCGTCCCGACATTAAGCAGCGTATATTTAAGCTTTACCTCATGGGACGGGCTAAGCAGCAATGTTCGGTTTATCGGTTTTGACAACTTTGTAGAAATTATAAAAAGCCCCAGAGTTCATAATGCTTTGAAAAATACATTAATCTTTGCTTTCTCTCTCGTCATATTGGAAAATGTTCTTGCCCTATTGCTTGCAATCTTAGTGGATCAGGTACGTTGGTTCAAAAACTTTTTCCGCAGTATCTTCTATTTTCCGGTACTAATGAGTGGTATCATTATGGGTTTTATTTGGATGATTATTATGAATTATAACTTTGGTGTACTCAATCAATTGTTGGATATGACAGGTCTCGGTTTCCTCAAGGCAGACTGGCTGGGAGATCCTGATTTCGCGCTAATCGCGATTATTCTCTCAACCGTTTGGAAGGCAGCCGGTTACTATATGGTCATTTATTTGGCAGGGCTTCAAGGAATTCCGGTAGAACTAAATGAAGCTGCAAGCATCGACGGTGCGAACAGCTGGCAGAAATTCCGCAGCATTACGTTTCCGCTGCTTGCAGGTGCGATGACGGTATGTGTCATGCTCTCGATGATCGGCTCGCTCAAAATATTTGATCAAATCGCAGTGATGACCGATGGCGGTCCCGGCTTTGCGACAGAAACATTAACTTATATTATTTATAAGGTCGGCTTTGGTGAACTGAGACAAGGCTTCGGTACGGCTCTTGCGATGGTACTGTTCGTGTTAACTTTGGTCATCTCGCTTATTCAAATGAAGCTTCTTCGCCAAAGAGAGGTGCAGATGTAA